The following are encoded in a window of Scophthalmus maximus strain ysfricsl-2021 chromosome 6, ASM2237912v1, whole genome shotgun sequence genomic DNA:
- the plch2b gene encoding 1-phosphatidylinositol 4,5-bisphosphate phosphodiesterase eta-2: protein MGRDRWTQMYDSGMNINPAMAPLSPGLSGSPTLSSMSPKKTTFQSLGSLSPGMFSPSLSKGSSHQVKQASSPVNSPNASIMSSPKLWQKASISRLAEEFFWIGGSVVAQPKWRLGQIVERCMCTMQMGTQMTKLKGKKKGLVRFFYLDEHKSCVRWRPSRKHDKAKITIDSIHEVCEGKKSEIFRRYADNRFDPNCCFSVYYGERVKSLDLVSTNAEEARTWITGLKYLMAGISDEDSLARRQRTRDQWLQQTFSEADKNGDGTLSIGEVHQLLHKLNVNLPKQKVREMFQEADTDENQGSLGFEEFCSFYKMISTRRDLYLIMISYSNQKEVLDLHDLARFLENEQKMRGLAKEHLVDIVAKFEPCPENLQHTVLGIDGFTNYMRSPAADIFNPEHNQVNQDMTQPLSNYFIATSHNTYLTGDQLLSQSRVEMYAYVLQAGCRCVEVDCWDGPDGEPIIHHGYTLTSKILFKDVVETINKYAFTKSQYPVILSIENHCTVPQQKKMAEYLREVLQDKLDLSNINVHEFKKLPSPEILKGKVLVKGKKLPANIDPDADEGDVSDEDTGDEEEAEDDDEDDNPQDGNSVTSANQPKKKRRFGRSIMRSIKRKRKKRIRVKNKSMSDGESNYSSSRERTQIVYHPKKRKTMRLSRALSDLVKYTKSVRVHDIETQAFASSWQVSSLNETVMNQILQLKPGELVRFNQRQLLRVYPSNYRVDSSNFNPQPYWNTGCHMVAMNYQTEGRMLELNRAKFSSNGNCGYILRPKCMNKAAFNPTLEDPLPGQRKTQLVLKIISGQQLPKPKDSMFGDRGEIIDPFVEVEIIGLPNDCSKQQTRVVDDNGFNPMWEETLVFSIQMPRIALVRFQVWDHDPIGRDFIGQRTVAFTSMMPGYRHVYLEGMAESSIFVHVAINDITGKIKPSNAVQAARKHIQKAAKKHMKGPQRQPSLDFSVQSSEDGRAIFFRRDLDTISQDSRNGEMSLLRQGPAAKAAIHKGAMSEPLRRAHRVKIHEPPETRRGIFSRMSSTDSHQIGAAPYVVADSFDLETSSQASCPDGPAPDCQNPIQEEVENELHEPPGSSCADQETPQTLEPEQHEQSDKLSVEPETAAESEQPAEAQSQTDSLPQPQPVPQPLTKPEAKPPPLIPPSSPARVRRTLEAPATPRPSTTIRTKARSRSCPRKQTSSQQTPLVNRKPAFHWQPLRGQSYSRCNNQARQVPNGLCLLDSTDSSSGGSTDSLEFVPSCVPVGAGQRDGTLQREMKALFDQKMRDIHCKSPLFLDD from the exons ATGGGACGGGATAGATGGACTCAAATGTATGATTCAGGGATGAACATCAACCCAGCGATGGCCCCCCTGTCTCCAGGACTGAGTGGCAGCCCAACGCTTTCCTCCATGTCTCCCAAGAAGACCACCTTTCAGTCTCTGGGGTCTTTGTCACCAGGAATGTTCTCCCCCTCGCTGTCTAAGGGCTCTTCCCATCAGGTGAAACAGGCCTCGAGCCCCGTGAATTCGCCCAACGCGTCCATTATGAGCTCTCCGAAACTTTGGCAGAAAGCATCCATATCTAGACTTGCAGAAGAGTTCTTCTGGATTGGTGGCAGTGTGGTTGCACAGCCAAAATGGAGGCTGGGCCAAATAG TGGAGAGGTGTATGTGCACCATGCAGATGGGCACCCAGATGACCAAActgaaggggaagaagaaaggatTGGTCCGTTTCTTTTACCTAGACGAGCACAAGTCCTGTGTCCGATGGCGGCCCTCCAGGAAACACGACAAGGCCAAAA TAACAATTGATTCGATCCATGAAGTCTGCGAAGGGAAAAAATCTGAGATCTTCAGGAGGTACGCAGACAACCGCTTTGACCCCAACTGCTGCTTCAGCGTTTACTACGGGGAGCGTGTGAAGTCCCTGGACCTGGTCTCCACCAACGCAGAGGAGGCCCGCACCTGGATCACTGGGCTGAAATACCTCATGGCTGGCATCAGTGATGAAGACAGTTTGGCCCGCAGGCAACGCACCCGTGATCA GTGGCTGCAGCAGACTTTCTCTGAGGCCGACAAAAACGGAGATGGCACGCTGAGCATTGGAGAAGTTCACCAACTGCTCCACAAACTCAATGTGAATTTACCTAAGCAGAAAGTCAGAGAGATGTTTCAA GAAGCAGACACAGATGAGAACCAAGGCTCTCTGGGCTTTGAAGAATTCTGTTCATTCTACAAGATGATTTCCACACGCAGGGACCTCTATCTGATAATGATCTCCTACAGCAATCAGAAAGAAGTCTTGGATCTCCACGACCTTGCGCGCTTTCTGGAAAATGAACAGAAG ATGCGAGGCCTGGCCAAGGAGCATCTAGTTGACATAGTGGCGAAGTTTGAACCTTGTCCTGAGAACCTGCAGCATACGGTACTGGGTATCGATG gtTTTACCAACTACATGCGCAGTCCCGCAGCGGATATCTTCAACCCCGAGCACAATCAGGTGAACCAGGACATGACACAGCCTCTGAGTAACTACTTCATTGCCACGTCACACAACACCTACCTGACGGGAGACCAGCTGCTGTCTCAGTCCAGAGTGGAAATGTACGCCTACGTTCTCCAGGCAGGCTGTCGCTGTGTGGAGG TGGACTGCTGGGACGGACCAGATGGAGAGCCCATCATCCACCACGGTTACACCTTGACATCCAAAATTCTCTTCAAAGATGTGGTTGAAACGATCAACAAATATGCCTTCACGAAATCACA GTACCCGGTGATCTTGTCCATAGAGAACCACTGCACTGTGCCTCAGCAGAAGAAGATGGCTGAGTATCTGAGAGAGGTGCTGCAGGACAAACTGGACCTGTCCAATATCAACGTGCATGAATTCAAGAAGCTGCCCTCCCCTGAGATactgaaaggaaaagttttAGTCAAA GGAAAGAAGTTGCCAGCGAACATTGACCCTGATGCAGATGAAGGCGACGTGTCTGATGAGGACACCGGTGAtgaggaagaggcagaagatgatgatgaggacgacAACCCGCAG GATGGGAATAGTGTTACTTCTGCCAATCAGCCCAAAAAGAAGAGACGATTTGGCCGATCAATCATGAGGAGCATCAAgcgaaaa cgGAAAAAGAGAATTCGAGTAAAAAATAAGTCAATGTCTGATGGAGAGTCgaactacagcagcagcagggaaagGACTCAAATTGTTTACCATCCCAA gaagagaaaaacaatgaggctGTCTCGAGCTCTGTCTGACCTGGTCAAATACACAAAATCTGTCCGTGTGCATGACATAGAGACCCAAG CATTCGCGAGCAGTTGGCAGGTATCGTCTCTCAATGAGACTGTTATGAATCAGATCTTACAGCTGAAGCCCGGTGAGCTGGTGCGCTTCAACCAGCGGCAGCTTCTCAGAGTCTACCCGTCCAATTACAGAGTGGACTCAAGCAACTTCAACCCACAACCATACTGGAACACAGGATGCCATATGG tTGCGATGAACTATCAAACAGAGGGACGTATGCTGGAACTGAATCGAGCCAAGTTCTCAAGCAATGGGAACTGTGGATATATTCTGAGGCCTAAGTGCATGAATAAAG cTGCCTTTAACCCCACGTTGGAGGATCCTCTACCAGGACAAAGGAAGACTCAGTTAGTGCTCAAGATCATCAGTGGACAACAGCTTCCCAAACCTAAAGACTCAATGTTTGGGGATAGAGGAGAG ATTATTGATCCCTTTGTGGAGGTTGAGATCATTGGTCTACCTAATGATTGCTCCAAGCAGCAGACCAGGGTCGTGGATGATAATG GTTTCAACCCAATGTGGGAGGAGACCCTCGTCTTCAGTATTCAAATGCCACGGATCGCCCTGGTTCGTTTCCAGGTGTGGGATCATGATCCCATTGGACGAGATTTCATTGGACAAAGGACCGTAGCTTTCACCAGTATGATGCCTG GTTATCGGCATGTGTACCTGGAGGGGATGGCAGAGTCATCCATCTTTGTTCATGTTGCTATCAATGATATAACAGGAAAG ATCAAACCCTCAAATGCAGTGCAAGCTGCAAGAAAACACATCCAAAAAGCAGCTAAGAAGCACATGAAGGGTCCTCAAAGGCAACCCTCTCTGGACTTTTCTGTCCAGTCCTCAGAAGACGGACGTGCAATCTTCTTCCGCAGGGACCTGGATACCATCTCCCAGGACAGCAGGAATGGGGAAATGTCTCTTCTAAGACAAGGGCCGGCAGCCAAGGCTGCCATCCACAAAGGGGCCATGAGTGAGCCATTGAGGCGTGCTCACAGAGTTAAAATTCATGAACCAccagagacaaggagaggaatcTTCAGCCGGATGTCCTCCACTGACTCCCACCAAATTGGGGCTGCTCCCTATGTGGTAGCGGACAGCTTTGACCTTGAGACCTCTTCCCAGGCTTCCTGTCCTGATGGTCCTGCTCCCGACTGCCAAAATCCAATTCAAGAAGAAGTGGAGAATGAACTTCATGAACCACCAGGGTCAAGCTGTGCTGATCAGGAGACCCCTCAGACATTAGAACCAGAGCAGCACGAACAATCAGATAAATTATCAGTAGAACCAGAAACTGCTGCTGAATCTGAACAACCAGCAGAAGCTCAGAGTCAGACTGATTCACTTCCTCAGCCTCAGCCTGTGCCACAGCCTCTTACCAAGCCTGAAGCCAAACCCCCTCCACTTATCCCCCCATCATCCCCTGCCAGGGTGAGACGGACTTTGGAGGCTCCAGCCACCCCGCGACCGTCCACTACAATACGGACAAAGGCCCGCTCGCGCAGTTGCCCTCGAAAACAGACTTCCTCCCAGCAAACACCGCTGGTGAACCGCAAACCTGCTTTCCACTGGCAGCCACTGCGAGGACAAAGCTACAGCAGATGCAATAACCAGGCGAGACAAGTTCCCAACGGTCTGTGCCTGTTGGACAGCACCGACAGCAGCAGTGGCGGCAGCACGGACAGCCTGGAGTTTGTGCCCTCCTGTGTGCCAGTTGGTGCAGGGCAGCGTGATGGCACCctgcagagggagatgaaggCCCTGTTTGACCAGAAGATGAGAGACATCCATTGTAAATCACCGCTTTTTCTAGACG ATTAG
- the si:dkey-183j2.10 gene encoding probable glutamate receptor, translating into MRISRDKMLFVFFVLSFRLFMDTGLCTAVPTELRITTIKQEPYTISKGSQLEGFCMDLLSEVAKKVGFKYRVQLVKDGSYGRQDDNGNWNGMIGEVVRGEADLAIAPLTLTAAREKAVGMTKPFMQTGISILLRKDVSEESGLFDFMTPFTAETWIGILIAYLGTAASIFIVARLSPCEWSQPQSEENRFSLLHSLWYTAGALTLQGAGPHPRALSGRVICCSWWLFTVVLLACYFSNLSSSRSQESSQLMVKGFEDLANQDTIEYGCLAGSSTLAFFKNSNNPVYRRIFEHMERTKSLVSSMDEGVRRAREGHFAFIGESVSLDLAVARHCELVRAHEVIGNRGYSIATAFGSPFIKNLSVAILQLSEAGELAYLQSKWWASSCMADKARSSAGHLHSFKGMFLVLSLGLGLGALLAVLELTSKSRRSAGEQRKSCCTVLTEELSLRLRNINANTPQENVDKDKEKA; encoded by the exons ATGCGAATCAGCAGAGACAAGATgctttttgtcttctttgtgttgtcttttcGGCTTTTCATGGACACTGGGTTGTGTACTGCAG tgCCAACAGAGCTGAGAATCACAACAATAAAG CAAGAGCCATATACAATTTCCAAGGGATCACAACTGGAAGGATTTTGTATGGACCTGCTGTCTGAAGTTGCCAAGAAAGTGGGCTTCAAGTACAGAGTGCAGCTGGTGAAAGACGGTTCATATGGCAGGCAGGATGACAACGGGAACTGGAATGGGATGATTGGAGAGGTGGTGAGAGGG GAGGCAGATCTTGCGATCGCTCCACTGACTCTCACTGCAGCTCGAGAGAAAGCTGTGGGGATGACCAAACCATTCATGCAAACGGGAATCAGCATCCTGCTGAGGAAGGACGTCTCAGAGGAATCAGGCCTCTTTGACTTCATGACTCCCTTTACGGCCGAGACCTGGATTGGCATCCTCATTGCCTATCTGGGGACCGCTGCAAGCATCTTTATAGTCGCCAG ACTGAGCCCATGTGAGTGGAGTCAGCCTCAGAGTGAAGAGAACAGATTCAGCCTCCTCCACAGCCTGTGGTACACAGCCGGAGCTCTGACTCTTCAAG GTGCTGGTCCTCACCCCAGAGCTCTGTCAGGGCGAGTCATTTGCTGCAGCTGGTGGTTATTTACTGTTGTCCTGCTCGCTTGTTATTTCTCCaacctcagctcctccaggagccaggaATCCTCTCAGCTGATGGTGAAAGGGTTTGAGGACTTGGCCAATCAAGACACAATAGAGTATGGCTGCCTGGCTGGCTCGTCCACCCTTGCCTTCTTCAAG AATTCAAACAACCCAGTGTATCGCAGAATCTTCGAACACATGGAGAGAACCAAGAGTTTGGTTTCATCTATGGATGAAGGGGTCCGGCGCGCCAGAGAGGGCCACTTTGCCTTTATTGGAGAATCTGTGTCTCTGGACTTGGCAGTAGCGCGGCATTGTGAACTGGTCAGAGCTCATGAAGTCATTGGCAATAGGGGATACAGCATTGCTACCGCCTTTG GTTCTCCCTTCATAAAGAACCTCAGTGTGGCAATCCTTCAACTGAGTGAGGCTGGAGAGTTGGCTTACCTGCAAAGCAAGTGGTGGGCCAGCAGCTGCATGGCGGACAAAGCCAGGTCTTCAGCCGGGCACCTGCACAGCTTCAAGGGGATGTTTCTGGTTCTGTCCCTGGGCTTGGGGCTGGGCGCACTGCTGGCTGTGCTGGAGCTCACCTCCAAGAGTCGCAGAAGTGCAGGGGAGCAGAGG AAATCCTGCTGCACTGTGCTGACTGAGGAACTGAGTCTGCGCCTGAGAAACATCAATGCAAACACACCCCAGGAAAATGTGgacaaagataaagaaaaagcatAG